One window of Cydia pomonella isolate Wapato2018A chromosome 7, ilCydPomo1, whole genome shotgun sequence genomic DNA carries:
- the LOC133519863 gene encoding uncharacterized protein LOC133519863, whose product MVVTFALAAVMTVGVLGRAVPEEEMWFNMFITTDFCYESSLAAKTQMLASKSTFKECLTNVYSDENFRNEIRLTKLNDNQAKMVKAFCDRSAQVKACVRPLVKGMTPCFTVSGLRTIQNEFDKIIDFFCLNDGANTNSFIKEGGPECLGQKRLEFASCKNNKTSEITRLIGVYGSGPAVPEKERCKLDKQETECDFAAVKGCAKPNLEKLLQQLINSIDLNCEERVLGRTVPEEETWINALITTDFCESGKFQQVQASMSTFKQCLNNVYSDENFRNEIRVAKVDDNQAKMVKAFCGKSTQVKACIRPLVTSMTPCFTASGLRTTQNLFDKLLDFFCLNDGANTNTFINEGGSECLEQKRSDFTTCKNNKTPEITRLIGVYGSGPAIPEKERCKLDKQENECQFAAVKSCGKPNLEKLVQQLLNSIDLKCEE is encoded by the exons ATGGTGGTAACATTCGCCCTCGCCGCCGTAATGACAGTTG GAGTTCTGGGGCGCGCAGTACCCGAGGAGGAGATGTGGTTTAATATGTTCATCACGACTGACTTTTGCTACGAAAGTAGCCTTGCAGCGAAAACACAAATGCTG GCTTCCAAGTCAACATTCAAGGAATGTCTGACAAACGTGTATTCTGATGAGAATTTCCGAAATGAGATTAGACTAACGAAGCTCAATGATAACCAGGCCAAAATGGTTAAAGC GTTCTGCGACAGATCAGCACAGGTGAAGGCCTGCGTCCGACCGCTTGTTAAAGGAATGACGCCGTGTTTCACGGTCAGTGGGTTGCGCACTATACAAAACGAGTTTGATAAAATAATCGACTTCTTCTGCCTCAACGATGGTGCGAACACAAACT CGTTCATTAAGGAAGGTGGTCCAGAGTGTCTGGGACAGAAACGGTTAGAATTCGCATCCTGCAAAAATAACAAGACATCCGAAATCACTCGGCTCATTGGTGTATATGGAAGTGGGCCGGCAGTTCCTGAAAAG GAGAGATGCAAACTAGACAAACAAGAAACCGAATGTGATTTTGCTGCAGTGAAAGGCTGCGCGAAACCTAATCTCGAAAAACTTTTGCAACAGCTAATTAATTCTATCGATTTGAACTGCGAAGAAC GAGTTCTGGGGCGCACAGTTCCCGAGGAGGAGACGTGGATTAATGCGCTCATCACGACTGACTTTTGTGAAAGTGGCAAGTTTCAACAAGTGCAG GCTTCCATGTCAACATTCAAGCAATGTCTGAATAACGTGTATTCTGACGAGAATTTCAGGAATGAGATTAGAGTGGCGAAAGTTGACGATAACCAGGCCAAAATGGTTAAGGC GTTCTGCGGTAAATCGACACAGGTGAAGGCTTGCATCCGACCACTAGTTACAAGCATGACGCCGTGTTTTACGGCCAGTGGGTTACGCACTACACAAAATCTTTTTGATAAATTACTCGACTTCTTCTGCCTTAACGATGGAGCGAACACAAATA CGTTCATTAATGAAGGTGGTTCAGAATGTCTGGAACAGAAGCGATCAGATTTCACAACCTGCAAAAATAACAAGACACCCGAGATCACTCGGCTCATTGGTGTGTATGGAAGTGGGCCGGCAATTCCTGAAAAG gaGAGATGCAAACTAGACAAACAAGAAAACGAATGTCAGTTTGCCGCAGTGAAAAGCTGCGGGAAACCCAATCTCGAAAAACTTGTGCAACAGCTACTTAATTCTATCGATTTGAAATGCGAGGAAT aa